In Argonema galeatum A003/A1, the sequence GCTCGCAAACGCTTGATTATCGAGATGGGCATGGGAATAGATCAGCACGGACAGGAACCGACTGTCGCGGCTGCAAGGGCTGTAAGAAATGCGATCGCACACAACGCCCTACCTGGTGTCTGGGAAGTCGCTGGTTTAAGCGACCCAGATCTAATGATTGTCGAAGTACAAGTAGCAGTACCTTACCCAGAACAAATACGGGAAGCAGAAGTATTAGCTGTGCTACCTTTTGGGCGCAAAACGCTCACCGTTGAGCAAGGCGGTATGATAGTTCAGGGTCGGGCAATTGCCTCCCTCAACGATAAAAATGATGAAATGCTAATTGCTGTTGCTGCTGTCACAGTTTTTGTCGATATTGAGTAGAGAATAATATGTAGAAACGGTGGTTACTAAAGTGAAAAAAGCAGTAAACTGTAGTGAAGTGAGTAGATGAGAAAAAACGCTAATGCCGAAGCACCCCCTCGCAGAGGTCTTTGGATTCCCTCCAAACAACCTTTCGCCTGAAGCAGAACGTTACCGCCGAAATCGCCTTTGCCCTTACAACAATAAAGTTCCTTCTTGCACCAAGGATAAAGCCAACGATCCGTTAGGCGTTTGCAGTGTATTTGAGGGCAATGAAGTAGCCATTACCTGCCCTATTCGTTTGCGTGAAGATTGGTTGATTGCAGAGGATGCAGGTGCCTTCTTTTTCCCAGAAAACACAACTTGGACTTCCCTCACGGAAATTCGCCTCAATGATAAAAATGGAATGTCGGCTGGCAATATTGATGTGGTTCTAGTTGCCTACGATGAACGAGGTCGCGTAATTGATTTTGGTGCATTGGAAATACAAGCAGTTTACATTTCTGGCAACGTGCGTCAGCCATTTGAGTATTATATGGAAGACC encodes:
- a CDS encoding Lin0512 family protein, which encodes MARKRLIIEMGMGIDQHGQEPTVAAARAVRNAIAHNALPGVWEVAGLSDPDLMIVEVQVAVPYPEQIREAEVLAVLPFGRKTLTVEQGGMIVQGRAIASLNDKNDEMLIAVAAVTVFVDIE
- a CDS encoding NotI family restriction endonuclease — encoded protein: MPKHPLAEVFGFPPNNLSPEAERYRRNRLCPYNNKVPSCTKDKANDPLGVCSVFEGNEVAITCPIRLREDWLIAEDAGAFFFPENTTWTSLTEIRLNDKNGMSAGNIDVVLVAYDERGRVIDFGALEIQAVYISGNVRQPFEYYMEDPTNRSNMDWGVQRNYPRPDYLSSSRKRLAPQLIYKGGILKTWAKKQAVALHKSFFNRLPTLPEVDIAKADIAWLIYDLKHNPETNRYQLYRSRTVYTLFQAALERITIAEAGPIENFIGHLQSKLDERLDNPPDAPTLLDIM